The Osmia lignaria lignaria isolate PbOS001 chromosome 14, iyOsmLign1, whole genome shotgun sequence genome has a window encoding:
- the mats gene encoding MOB kinase activator-like 1 isoform X1 — MSFLFGSRSSKTFKPKKNIPEGTHQYDLMKHAAATLGSGNLRLAVMLPEGEDLNEWVAVNTVDFFNQINMLYGTITEFCTEESCPIMSAGPKYEYHWADGHTVKKPIKCSAPKYIDYLMTWVQDQLDDETLFPSKIGVPFPKNFLSIAKTILKRLFRVYAHIYHQHFSEVVQLGEEAHLNTSFKHFIFFVQEFNLIERRELAPLQELIEKLTAKDAR; from the exons ATGAGCTTCCTATT CGGAAGCAGGTCCTCAAAAACCTTCAAACCAAAGAAGAATATTCCTGAGGGAACTCATCAGTATGACTTGATGAAACATGCAGCTGCCACCCTTGGTTCTGGGAATCTGAGACTGGCAGTTATGCTTCCAGAGGGTGAAGATTTGAATGAATGGGTTGCAGTAAATA CTGTTGATTTCTTTAATCAAATCAACATGTTATATGGCACTATCACAGAGTTTTGTACAGAAGAAAGTTGTCCCATCATGTCTGCAGGACCAAAATACGAATATCATTGGGCTGATGGGCACACTGTTAAGAAACCAATTAAGTGTTCTGCACCAAAGTACATTGATTATTTAATGACCTGGGTGCAAGACCAGTTAGACGACGAAACATTGTTTCCTTCAAAAATTG GGGTTCCttttccaaaaaattttttGTCCATTGCCAAGACAATATTAAAACGGCTGTTTAGAGTATATGCACATATCTATCATCAACACTTCAGTGAAGTAGTTCAACTTGGCGAAGAGGCACATTTAAATACATCATTCaaacatttcatattttttgtacAG GAATTTAACTTGATAGAGAGAAGAGAATTAGCACCATTGCAAGAATTAATAGAGAAATTAACGGCGAAAGATGCCCGATGA
- the mats gene encoding MOB kinase activator-like 1 isoform X2, with product MNFLSGSRSSKTFKPKKNIPEGTHQYDLMKHAAATLGSGNLRLAVMLPEGEDLNEWVAVNTVDFFNQINMLYGTITEFCTEESCPIMSAGPKYEYHWADGHTVKKPIKCSAPKYIDYLMTWVQDQLDDETLFPSKIGVPFPKNFLSIAKTILKRLFRVYAHIYHQHFSEVVQLGEEAHLNTSFKHFIFFVQEFNLIERRELAPLQELIEKLTAKDAR from the exons atgaatttcttAAGCGGAAGCAGGTCCTCAAAAACCTTCAAACCAAAGAAGAATATTCCTGAGGGAACTCATCAGTATGACTTGATGAAACATGCAGCTGCCACCCTTGGTTCTGGGAATCTGAGACTGGCAGTTATGCTTCCAGAGGGTGAAGATTTGAATGAATGGGTTGCAGTAAATA CTGTTGATTTCTTTAATCAAATCAACATGTTATATGGCACTATCACAGAGTTTTGTACAGAAGAAAGTTGTCCCATCATGTCTGCAGGACCAAAATACGAATATCATTGGGCTGATGGGCACACTGTTAAGAAACCAATTAAGTGTTCTGCACCAAAGTACATTGATTATTTAATGACCTGGGTGCAAGACCAGTTAGACGACGAAACATTGTTTCCTTCAAAAATTG GGGTTCCttttccaaaaaattttttGTCCATTGCCAAGACAATATTAAAACGGCTGTTTAGAGTATATGCACATATCTATCATCAACACTTCAGTGAAGTAGTTCAACTTGGCGAAGAGGCACATTTAAATACATCATTCaaacatttcatattttttgtacAG GAATTTAACTTGATAGAGAGAAGAGAATTAGCACCATTGCAAGAATTAATAGAGAAATTAACGGCGAAAGATGCCCGATGA